From one Vibrio neonatus genomic stretch:
- the folE gene encoding GTP cyclohydrolase I FolE produces the protein MSALSESALLVKQALADRGLETPMVANELTAEDKKRKIEHHMREVLEILQLDLTDDSLQDTPKRIAKMYVDEVFSGLDYARFPKITVIENKMDVSEMVRVKDITLTSTCEHHLVTIDGRVAVAYIPRTKIIGLSKINRIVRFFAQRPQVQERMTQQILVALQTLLESDDVAVKIDATHYCVKSRGVMDATSETTTTALGGIFKSNPATRHEFLHGLS, from the coding sequence ATGTCAGCATTAAGCGAATCAGCACTGCTAGTCAAACAAGCACTTGCCGATAGAGGTTTAGAAACCCCTATGGTGGCAAACGAGCTTACCGCAGAAGATAAAAAGCGCAAGATTGAACATCATATGCGCGAAGTGTTGGAAATATTGCAGTTGGATTTAACCGATGATTCTTTGCAAGATACCCCTAAGCGTATTGCCAAGATGTATGTTGATGAGGTGTTCTCTGGTCTAGATTATGCTCGCTTTCCTAAGATTACGGTCATTGAGAATAAAATGGACGTCAGCGAAATGGTACGCGTTAAAGACATTACTTTAACTAGCACTTGTGAACATCACTTGGTGACAATCGATGGTCGAGTGGCAGTGGCGTATATTCCACGTACTAAGATCATTGGCCTATCGAAAATAAACCGCATTGTGCGCTTTTTTGCCCAGCGTCCGCAGGTGCAAGAGCGTATGACTCAGCAAATTTTAGTCGCGCTACAAACGCTACTAGAAAGTGACGACGTAGCGGTAAAAATTGACGCGACTCATTACTGCGTTAAATCTCGCGGTGTTATGGATGCGACCAGTGAAACCACTACCACAGCGTTGGGCGGTATTTTCAAATCAAACCCAGCCACACGCCATGAATTTCTGCACGGCCTAAGCTAA
- the moeA gene encoding molybdopterin molybdotransferase MoeA, with translation MDCCDAPGLMPIEQAMAKILESTFTVNETETLPLDKAIGRVLCSDITSPIHVPPFDNSAMDGYAVRIADFEQQSTLPLAGQSFAGAPLQGEWPPLTCIRIMTGAKIPAGCDAVIMQELATVTDAGIKFDSATPKHNQNVRPLGDDIQVGQLVLSKGKRLTARDLPMLASLGVAQVSVYRKPIVATFSTGDELKPVGAALGEGEIYDSNRYGTIPLFKKFGCEVIDLGVIPDDVELLAKAFDEAKQQADVVVTSGGVSVGEADYTKDILEQKGQIGFWKLAIKPGKPFAFGNIGDALFCGLPGNPVSAFMTTYILVQPLLAKLSGESEWKCPPTLPATTHSAFKKTPGRADYQRGIYTINEQGQFEVQSTGNQSSGAFRSMSLANCFVILERERGRVEVGETVNIQLFNSTLY, from the coding sequence ATGGATTGTTGCGACGCCCCAGGTCTAATGCCAATCGAACAAGCAATGGCCAAAATTCTCGAAAGTACATTTACGGTCAATGAAACTGAAACGTTACCTTTAGATAAAGCCATTGGTCGTGTTCTTTGTAGTGACATCACCTCCCCTATTCATGTGCCGCCTTTTGACAACTCGGCAATGGACGGTTATGCGGTGCGTATTGCCGATTTTGAACAGCAATCGACGCTTCCGTTAGCAGGACAATCTTTTGCTGGTGCGCCACTGCAAGGTGAATGGCCACCGCTTACTTGTATCCGCATTATGACGGGCGCTAAAATCCCAGCTGGTTGTGATGCGGTGATCATGCAAGAGTTAGCGACAGTTACCGATGCAGGAATTAAATTTGATAGCGCAACGCCTAAGCATAACCAGAACGTTCGTCCCCTTGGTGATGACATTCAGGTTGGGCAACTGGTGCTAAGTAAAGGCAAACGACTGACCGCGCGCGATCTCCCTATGCTGGCTTCACTTGGCGTGGCGCAAGTCTCTGTATATCGTAAACCGATTGTTGCCACCTTCTCAACTGGCGATGAACTAAAACCAGTTGGCGCCGCCTTAGGTGAAGGCGAAATTTATGACAGCAACCGCTATGGCACCATTCCTCTGTTTAAAAAATTTGGTTGTGAGGTTATTGACCTTGGCGTGATCCCTGATGACGTTGAATTGCTCGCCAAAGCCTTTGATGAAGCGAAACAGCAAGCCGATGTTGTTGTCACCTCTGGCGGCGTAAGTGTCGGTGAAGCTGATTACACTAAAGACATCTTAGAGCAAAAAGGACAAATCGGATTTTGGAAACTGGCCATCAAACCGGGTAAACCTTTCGCTTTTGGTAACATAGGCGATGCACTGTTCTGTGGTCTGCCAGGCAACCCAGTATCTGCCTTTATGACCACTTATATATTGGTTCAGCCACTGCTGGCAAAACTCAGCGGTGAAAGCGAATGGAAGTGTCCACCGACGCTGCCAGCAACCACCCATTCAGCCTTTAAGAAAACACCGGGACGTGCTGATTATCAGCGCGGCATCTATACCATCAATGAACAAGGCCAATTTGAAGTGCAAAGTACTGGCAACCAAAGCTCGGGCGCATTTCGCTCAATGAGCCTTGCCAACTGCTTTGTGATTCTAGAGCGAGAGCGTG